From Phenylobacterium immobile (ATCC 35973), a single genomic window includes:
- the leuS gene encoding leucine--tRNA ligase, which yields MARYNPKETEPKWRQKWDAAQSFRAEIDHSRPKYYVLEMFPYPSGRLHMGHVRNYALGDVIARFKRARGFSVLHPMGWDAFGLPAENAAMERGVDPRAWTYDNIARMRGELKELGLSIDWSREFATCDLAYYGQQQAWFLDLFKRGLVYRKEGVVNWDPVDQTVLANEQVVDGRGWRSGAVVEKRKLNQWFMRITDYADQLADDLSQLERWPDKVRLMQENWIGRSKGLRFSFAFAGDKPAGHEGLEVYSSRPDTLFGASFVGVAADHPLAEQIAAQNPQAAAFITECKKGGASQAEIDTAEKIGFDTGLKVKHPFDPSLELPVWIANFILMDYGTGAIFACPAHDQRDLDFARKYHLPVKPVVRPQGAEAIEITDEAYTGPGVIFNSDFLDGLDIEAAKAAAIARIEAQGAGEGATVFRLRDWGVARQRGWGCPIPVVHCAACGVAPLAAADLPVALPDDLEFGKPGNALDRHPTFKHTTCPTCGGAATRETDTLDTFVDSSWYFARFTNPTSPSPIDKAAADYWMPVDQYVGGIEHAVLHLLYARFVTKALADGDMLSVREPFAGLFTQGMVTHETFRRQDGEWLEPGDVEIIAQGNIRSAKLIATGEPVTIGDVEKMSKSKRNTVAPSEIFETFGVDAARLFVLSDSPPERDTQWSTSGVQGSWRFVNRVWDEFDQDGADTPDDEAAQALRRATHRLTRQVTETIEAFRFNSGIARLYEFLNLLKANPANTPARREALSAFARLIAPFTPHLAEECWARIGGTGMVVEAAWPEFDPSLTEDAVRILPVQVNGKRRGEISAPAGAEPADVEKIVLDDPEIARRLEGLTIRKVIVVKDRIVNIVAA from the coding sequence ATGGCCCGCTACAACCCCAAAGAGACCGAACCCAAGTGGCGCCAGAAGTGGGACGCCGCCCAGTCGTTCCGCGCCGAGATCGATCACAGCCGGCCCAAGTACTATGTGCTGGAGATGTTCCCCTATCCGTCGGGGCGGCTGCACATGGGCCATGTGCGCAACTATGCGCTGGGCGATGTGATCGCCCGCTTCAAGCGCGCCCGGGGCTTCTCGGTGCTGCATCCCATGGGCTGGGACGCCTTCGGCCTGCCCGCCGAGAACGCGGCCATGGAGCGCGGCGTCGATCCCAGAGCCTGGACCTACGACAACATCGCCCGGATGCGCGGCGAACTGAAGGAGCTCGGCCTCTCCATCGACTGGAGCCGCGAGTTCGCGACCTGCGACCTGGCCTATTACGGCCAGCAGCAGGCCTGGTTCCTGGACCTGTTCAAGCGCGGCCTGGTCTATCGCAAGGAAGGCGTCGTCAACTGGGATCCGGTCGATCAGACGGTGCTGGCCAACGAACAGGTGGTTGACGGCCGCGGCTGGCGCTCGGGCGCCGTCGTCGAGAAGCGCAAGCTGAACCAGTGGTTCATGCGCATCACCGACTACGCCGACCAGCTGGCCGACGACCTGTCCCAGCTGGAGCGCTGGCCCGACAAGGTGCGCCTGATGCAGGAGAACTGGATCGGCCGGTCCAAGGGTCTGCGCTTCAGCTTCGCGTTCGCCGGCGATAAGCCCGCCGGCCATGAGGGGCTGGAGGTCTACTCCTCCCGCCCCGACACCCTGTTCGGCGCGAGCTTCGTCGGCGTCGCCGCCGACCATCCCCTGGCCGAGCAGATCGCCGCCCAGAACCCGCAAGCGGCGGCCTTCATCACCGAGTGCAAGAAGGGCGGGGCCAGCCAGGCCGAAATCGACACCGCCGAGAAGATCGGCTTCGACACCGGCCTGAAGGTCAAGCACCCCTTCGATCCCAGCCTGGAGTTGCCGGTCTGGATCGCCAACTTCATCCTGATGGACTACGGGACCGGCGCGATCTTCGCCTGTCCGGCGCACGACCAGCGCGACCTGGACTTCGCCCGCAAATACCACCTGCCGGTCAAGCCGGTGGTCCGGCCGCAGGGCGCGGAGGCGATCGAGATCACGGACGAGGCCTACACCGGCCCCGGCGTGATCTTCAATTCCGACTTCCTGGACGGCCTGGACATCGAAGCCGCCAAGGCCGCCGCCATCGCCCGCATCGAGGCGCAGGGCGCCGGCGAGGGCGCGACGGTCTTCCGCCTGCGCGACTGGGGCGTCGCCCGCCAGCGCGGCTGGGGCTGCCCGATCCCGGTGGTCCATTGCGCGGCCTGCGGCGTCGCACCGTTGGCCGCCGCCGACCTGCCGGTGGCGCTTCCCGATGACCTGGAATTTGGCAAACCGGGCAACGCGCTCGACCGGCACCCGACCTTCAAGCATACGACCTGCCCCACGTGCGGCGGCGCGGCGACCCGCGAGACCGACACCCTGGACACCTTCGTCGACAGCTCCTGGTACTTCGCCCGCTTCACCAATCCGACGTCGCCCTCGCCCATCGACAAGGCCGCGGCCGACTACTGGATGCCGGTCGACCAGTACGTCGGCGGGATCGAGCATGCGGTCCTGCACCTGCTCTACGCCCGCTTCGTCACCAAGGCCCTGGCCGACGGCGACATGCTGTCGGTGCGCGAGCCCTTCGCCGGCCTCTTCACCCAAGGCATGGTCACCCACGAGACCTTCCGGCGGCAAGACGGCGAATGGCTGGAGCCTGGCGACGTCGAGATCATCGCTCAGGGCAATATCCGCTCGGCCAAGCTGATCGCCACAGGGGAGCCGGTGACCATCGGTGACGTCGAGAAGATGTCGAAGTCCAAGCGCAACACGGTCGCGCCCAGCGAAATCTTTGAGACCTTCGGCGTCGACGCCGCGCGCCTTTTCGTCCTTTCCGACAGCCCGCCTGAGCGCGACACCCAATGGTCGACATCCGGCGTCCAGGGCTCATGGCGCTTCGTCAACCGGGTGTGGGATGAGTTTGACCAGGACGGCGCGGACACGCCCGACGACGAGGCCGCGCAGGCCCTGCGGCGCGCGACCCACCGCCTGACGCGCCAGGTGACCGAAACGATCGAAGCGTTCCGCTTCAATTCCGGCATCGCCCGCCTCTATGAGTTCCTGAACCTCCTGAAAGCCAACCCGGCCAATACGCCCGCGCGGCGCGAGGCGCTGTCGGCCTTCGCCCGATTGATCGCCCCCTTTACGCCGCACCTCGCGGAAGAGTGCTGGGCGCGGATCGGCGGGACAGGCATGGTGGTGGAAGCCGCTTGGCCAGAGTTCGATCCCAGCCTGACTGAAGACGCCGTGCGCATCCTGCCGGTTCAGGTGAACGGCAAGCGCCGTGGTGAGATTTCTGCGCCCGCCGGGGCCGAGCCGGCCGATGTGGAGAAGATCGTGCTTGACGATCCTGAGATCGCACGGCGCCTAGAGGGCCTGACCATTCGCAAGGTGATCGTGGTGAAAGATCGCATCGTCAACATCGTGGCCGCCTGA
- a CDS encoding DUF3576 domain-containing protein — MPFVRGRLMRVSLIALACVATSALGACGTFGGGGRKAEASQPAIGVNGYLWRATLDTLSFMPLASADPYGGVVITDWYSNPEKPNERFKATVYILDSRLRADGLNVTIFKQAQNAAGAWVESPTTDQTETDIENSILTRARQLRLANIRS, encoded by the coding sequence ATGCCGTTTGTGCGCGGACGCCTGATGCGTGTGTCCCTGATCGCCCTGGCCTGCGTGGCCACCAGCGCCCTAGGCGCGTGCGGAACCTTCGGTGGCGGCGGCCGCAAGGCCGAGGCGTCCCAGCCGGCGATCGGCGTGAACGGCTACCTGTGGCGCGCCACCCTCGACACTCTGTCGTTCATGCCGCTGGCCTCGGCCGACCCCTACGGCGGCGTGGTCATCACCGACTGGTACTCGAACCCCGAAAAGCCGAACGAGCGCTTCAAGGCGACCGTCTATATTCTGGACTCGCGCCTGCGCGCCGACGGCCTGAACGTGACGATCTTCAAGCAGGCGCAGAACGCCGCCGGCGCCTGGGTCGAATCCCCCACGACCGACCAGACCGAAACCGACATCGAAAACTCGATCCTTACCCGTGCGCGCCAGCTTCGACTGGCGAACATCCGCAGCTGA
- a CDS encoding NtrZ family periplasmic regulatory protein produces MTVLLATAALFGAVAGGAHAEDKAKAPLNLTLRTDPSALQPLGAKSLKWDAAKGRWGVTLNLDEPDARPSTLNDVQAGAYYRVTPSLRVGGAVALGEQVVKPGANRLGVDDGQPRVRLETAFKF; encoded by the coding sequence ATGACCGTGTTGCTCGCAACCGCTGCGCTGTTTGGCGCGGTGGCTGGCGGCGCGCATGCCGAGGACAAGGCCAAGGCGCCCCTTAACCTGACTCTCCGCACCGACCCTTCCGCCCTGCAGCCTCTCGGCGCCAAGTCGTTGAAGTGGGACGCCGCAAAGGGCCGATGGGGCGTGACCTTGAACCTCGATGAACCCGACGCGCGGCCCTCGACTTTGAATGACGTTCAGGCCGGCGCCTATTATCGCGTCACGCCGTCGCTGCGGGTCGGCGGCGCGGTCGCCCTGGGCGAACAGGTCGTCAAGCCGGGCGCCAACCGCCTGGGCGTCGACGACGGCCAGCCGCGGGTTCGTCTCGAGACCGCCTTCAAGTTCTAA
- a CDS encoding thiamine phosphate synthase, with amino-acid sequence MFWTLARTALVLNRRSRLEKTLPALLFFTDPERTRDIEAAAVRLPPGAAIVLRTFGAVDSEDMARRLVRIARRRGLRLLIGADASLAARVGADGVHLPERLAHLAGPLRRRHPTWIVTAAAHGLRAARRPGAQAAVVSAIFPSRSPSAGAPIGALRLARIARTARRPIYALGGVNSVTAKRLLGVKLAGLAAVEALRT; translated from the coding sequence ATGTTCTGGACCCTCGCGCGGACAGCGCTCGTTTTAAATCGCCGAAGCCGGCTGGAGAAGACGCTGCCGGCGCTGTTGTTCTTCACCGATCCCGAGCGCACCCGCGATATCGAAGCCGCCGCCGTGCGCCTGCCGCCCGGCGCGGCGATCGTCCTCAGAACCTTCGGCGCCGTGGACAGCGAGGACATGGCGCGGCGACTGGTGCGGATCGCCCGCCGGCGCGGCCTGCGCCTCCTGATCGGCGCAGACGCCTCCTTGGCGGCCCGGGTCGGTGCCGACGGGGTCCACTTGCCCGAGCGACTGGCGCACTTGGCCGGGCCCTTGCGGCGTCGCCACCCGACCTGGATCGTGACGGCGGCGGCGCACGGTCTTCGCGCCGCGCGCCGGCCAGGCGCACAGGCCGCTGTGGTGTCCGCAATCTTCCCCAGCCGCAGCCCGTCGGCGGGCGCACCGATAGGCGCACTGCGGCTGGCCAGGATCGCGCGCACCGCCAGGCGGCCGATCTACGCTTTAGGTGGGGTGAATTCAGTGACCGCCAAACGCCTATTGGGCGTCAAGCTGGCCGGGCTTGCGGCTGTAGAGGCGCTTAGAACTTGA
- a CDS encoding YggS family pyridoxal phosphate-dependent enzyme: MVELLHRASGYADVLARICAAAQACGRDADDIQLVAVSKMQPWEAIEPVLAAGQRVFGENRVQEAMSRWGGLTENLTLHLIGPLQTNKAEDAVAFFDVIETLDRERLAKAIADQMAKQGRRPRLYVQVNTGEEPQKAGVTPADADAFIGRCRNCYGLTVEGLMCIPPAGEPAGPHFALLAKIAERNGLSKLSMGMSGDFETAIRFGATSVRVGSAVFGERANL; this comes from the coding sequence ATGGTCGAACTTCTACACCGCGCCAGCGGCTATGCCGACGTCCTCGCTCGGATCTGCGCCGCGGCGCAAGCCTGTGGCAGGGACGCCGATGATATTCAGTTGGTCGCCGTGTCCAAGATGCAGCCGTGGGAGGCGATCGAGCCGGTTCTGGCGGCGGGCCAGCGCGTCTTCGGTGAAAACCGCGTGCAGGAAGCCATGTCGCGCTGGGGGGGTCTGACCGAAAACCTGACCCTGCACCTGATCGGGCCGCTGCAGACGAACAAGGCCGAAGACGCGGTGGCCTTCTTTGATGTCATCGAGACCCTGGATCGCGAACGCTTGGCCAAGGCCATCGCCGACCAGATGGCCAAGCAGGGCCGCAGGCCCCGCCTTTACGTCCAGGTCAACACCGGCGAGGAGCCGCAGAAAGCCGGGGTGACTCCGGCGGACGCCGACGCCTTCATCGGCCGCTGCCGCAATTGCTACGGCCTGACCGTGGAGGGTCTGATGTGCATCCCGCCCGCCGGGGAGCCCGCGGGGCCACACTTCGCCCTGCTCGCCAAGATCGCCGAACGCAATGGCCTCTCAAAGCTGTCGATGGGAATGAGCGGCGACTTCGAGACCGCCATTCGCTTCGGCGCCACCAGCGTCCGCGTGGGTTCGGCCGTGTTCGGCGAGCGCGCGAACCTCTAG
- a CDS encoding L,D-transpeptidase family protein, whose protein sequence is MIFEARDGAVILPDGRSFRCVIGKGGLKRASEKREGDGASPIGAWPLRRVLYRPDRGPAPLTALPVAEIAPDDGWCDAAGDAAYNRPVTLPYPASAERMWRDDGLYDIVVVLGHNDDPVVPGMGSAIFLHLARPEYGPTEGCVAVSRADLEALLAQAAPGDILRIA, encoded by the coding sequence ATGATTTTCGAAGCGCGCGACGGCGCCGTGATCCTGCCAGATGGCCGGAGCTTCCGCTGCGTCATCGGCAAGGGCGGACTGAAGCGCGCGTCGGAGAAGCGCGAAGGCGACGGCGCGAGCCCCATCGGCGCCTGGCCCCTACGTCGTGTGCTTTACCGGCCTGATCGAGGACCCGCCCCGCTGACCGCCTTGCCCGTGGCTGAGATCGCGCCCGACGACGGCTGGTGCGACGCCGCCGGCGATGCGGCCTACAACCGGCCTGTGACCCTGCCATACCCGGCCAGCGCTGAGCGGATGTGGCGCGACGACGGCCTCTACGACATCGTCGTCGTCCTCGGACACAACGACGATCCGGTGGTCCCGGGCATGGGCTCGGCGATCTTCCTGCACCTGGCGCGGCCCGAATACGGGCCAACGGAGGGATGCGTGGCGGTCTCCCGCGCCGACCTGGAGGCGCTTCTGGCGCAGGCCGCCCCTGGCGACATCCTGCGGATCGCCTAG
- a CDS encoding response regulator transcription factor, with product MPQRMTLLVVDDDEDLRGAVAEQLRAEDFTTLEAPTAGEGIRLASEQRPDLILLDVDLPDMDGREACRKMREAGVAAPVIMLTAAAADEDAILGLESGANDYVTKPYRFAVLLARIRAQLRSHAQSEGAIYRLGPYEFRPSAKMLLDDAGKKTRLTEKETNILKYLYRAGGKAVSREELLAEVWGYNAGVTTHTLETHVYRLRQKIEPDPANARLLITETGGYRLAP from the coding sequence ATGCCTCAACGTATGACCCTGCTCGTCGTCGATGATGACGAGGATCTGCGCGGCGCCGTCGCTGAACAGCTGCGGGCCGAGGACTTCACCACGCTCGAGGCGCCGACCGCAGGCGAAGGCATCCGCCTGGCCTCCGAGCAACGGCCTGATCTGATTCTGCTGGATGTCGATTTGCCCGACATGGATGGCCGGGAGGCCTGCCGGAAGATGCGCGAGGCGGGCGTCGCTGCGCCCGTGATCATGCTGACGGCCGCCGCCGCCGATGAGGACGCGATCCTTGGCCTGGAGTCCGGCGCCAATGACTATGTGACCAAGCCCTATCGCTTCGCCGTGCTGCTGGCCCGTATCCGCGCCCAGCTGCGCAGCCACGCGCAGTCGGAAGGGGCGATCTACCGTCTTGGGCCCTACGAATTCCGACCTTCGGCAAAGATGCTCCTCGACGACGCCGGCAAGAAGACCCGGCTGACGGAGAAGGAGACCAACATCCTGAAGTACCTCTATCGCGCCGGCGGCAAGGCCGTGTCGCGCGAGGAGCTGCTGGCCGAGGTCTGGGGCTACAACGCCGGCGTCACCACCCACACGCTGGAGACCCACGTCTATCGCCTGCGGCAGAAGATCGAGCCTGACCCCGCCAACGCTCGGCTGCTGATCACCGAGACCGGCGGCTACAGGCTGGCGCCCTAG
- the xth gene encoding exodeoxyribonuclease III, with translation MRLRLVTWNVNSVRLRAEQAARFVAEQQPDVLCLQEIKCQEGEFPSQAFIDMGLPHIKISGQKGWHGVAIASRYPLEPIAPLNACREGHARCVGANVQGVEIHNFYIPAGGDVPDRTLNPKFDHKLDFYETLTREMAARDPKAPLAIVGDLNVAPGEFDVWNHKYMSKIVSHTPIEVEAMAALVASANFTDLIRQHRPDPEKLASWWSYRAADFRQSNRGLRLDHILATPGLAPHARASRIHDDVRAWERPSDHAPVSADFEL, from the coding sequence ATGCGCCTTCGCCTTGTCACCTGGAACGTCAACTCCGTCCGCCTGCGGGCCGAACAGGCCGCGCGCTTCGTCGCCGAGCAGCAGCCGGACGTCCTGTGCCTGCAGGAGATCAAGTGCCAGGAGGGCGAGTTCCCCAGTCAGGCCTTCATCGACATGGGCCTGCCGCACATCAAGATCTCGGGCCAGAAGGGCTGGCACGGCGTGGCCATCGCCTCGCGCTATCCTCTAGAGCCGATCGCGCCGCTGAACGCCTGCCGCGAGGGCCACGCCCGATGCGTCGGCGCGAACGTCCAGGGTGTCGAGATCCACAACTTCTACATTCCCGCCGGCGGCGACGTGCCCGACCGGACGCTGAACCCCAAGTTCGACCACAAGCTCGATTTCTACGAGACCCTGACGCGGGAAATGGCCGCCCGTGATCCGAAGGCGCCGCTGGCCATTGTCGGAGATCTCAACGTGGCGCCCGGCGAATTCGACGTTTGGAACCACAAGTACATGTCGAAGATCGTCAGCCACACGCCGATCGAGGTCGAGGCCATGGCCGCCCTGGTGGCGTCGGCGAATTTCACCGACCTGATCCGTCAGCACCGGCCTGACCCCGAAAAGCTCGCCTCCTGGTGGAGCTACCGCGCCGCCGATTTCCGGCAGTCCAACCGCGGCCTCAGGCTCGATCACATCCTGGCGACGCCGGGCCTCGCCCCACACGCCCGCGCGAGCCGCATCCACGACGACGTCCGCGCCTGGGAACGCCCAAGCGATCACGCGCCGGTCAGCGCCGACTTCGAACTCTGA
- a CDS encoding LolA family protein yields MTLSRRSLLAATTLALVPAGVWAQVGKPLSAADQALVDRATEYLQGLTEAKARFIQTDARGGQTQGTLFLSRPGRARFDYDAPSGLLVVADGTNVSVQDSRLKTFERFPLGSTPLSIFLAKTIRFDRTVTVGAVMRTEEGFTIAARDRRRRIPGAIALSFADNPLRLTGWTVTDAQNRATRVRLANLAAVRSDPALYVLKDTRRGSSDMRPRM; encoded by the coding sequence ATGACCCTTTCCCGCCGAAGCCTCCTCGCCGCCACGACCCTTGCGCTGGTCCCCGCCGGCGTCTGGGCCCAGGTGGGCAAGCCCCTGTCCGCGGCGGACCAGGCCCTGGTCGATCGTGCAACGGAATATCTGCAGGGCCTGACCGAAGCCAAGGCGCGCTTCATCCAGACCGACGCCCGCGGCGGCCAGACGCAGGGCACCCTGTTCCTCAGCCGCCCCGGCCGGGCGCGCTTCGACTATGACGCACCCTCGGGCCTGCTGGTGGTCGCCGACGGGACGAACGTCTCGGTGCAGGACAGCCGGCTGAAGACCTTCGAGCGCTTCCCGCTGGGCTCGACGCCGCTGTCGATCTTCCTCGCCAAGACCATCCGCTTCGACCGGACCGTCACAGTGGGCGCCGTGATGCGCACCGAAGAGGGTTTCACCATCGCCGCACGCGATCGCCGCCGCCGCATCCCGGGCGCCATCGCCCTCAGCTTCGCCGACAATCCGCTGCGGCTCACCGGCTGGACCGTCACCGATGCGCAGAACCGCGCCACCCGGGTCCGCCTCGCCAACCTGGCCGCTGTCCGTAGCGACCCGGCGCTCTATGTTCTCAAGGACACCCGCCGCGGCTCGTCCGACATGCGGCCGCGCATGTGA
- a CDS encoding ribonuclease T2 family protein translates to MRGLAGILFGASAILSASPALAANCRPPHDLQPAAAYTPPAQEVVRTPTAYHLLAVAWGPEWRRTQGQIPATAQTLDDAGARGFFLHGLWPNGVAPPYPRYCRPVASLPLYTVRSMYCRTPSAELLQHEWQAHGACGWRNPRDYFADAARLYDQLRTPRLKAKEMTAGDIRRAFLRLNPALRADQIIVAHRDGHFSEVRICYSMTYRPRACPAGQGAAEQTRLKITAPIKH, encoded by the coding sequence GTGAGGGGGCTGGCCGGCATTCTGTTCGGCGCGTCGGCGATCCTCAGCGCTAGCCCGGCGTTGGCGGCAAACTGCCGGCCGCCGCACGACCTGCAGCCGGCCGCCGCCTATACGCCCCCGGCGCAGGAGGTCGTCCGCACCCCGACCGCCTACCATCTGCTGGCCGTCGCCTGGGGGCCTGAGTGGCGAAGGACGCAAGGCCAGATCCCCGCAACTGCGCAGACACTGGACGACGCGGGCGCCAGGGGCTTCTTCCTGCATGGACTTTGGCCGAACGGCGTAGCGCCGCCCTATCCGCGGTATTGCCGGCCCGTGGCGTCCCTTCCTCTCTATACGGTACGCTCGATGTATTGCCGCACGCCCTCGGCGGAGCTGCTGCAGCATGAATGGCAGGCCCATGGCGCCTGCGGCTGGCGTAATCCGCGCGACTACTTCGCCGACGCCGCGCGCCTTTATGACCAGCTGCGCACGCCTAGGCTGAAGGCGAAAGAGATGACCGCGGGCGATATCCGCCGCGCCTTCCTGCGGCTGAACCCAGCCCTGCGCGCGGACCAGATTATCGTCGCTCACCGCGACGGCCACTTCTCGGAGGTGCGGATCTGCTACAGCATGACCTATCGGCCCCGCGCCTGCCCCGCAGGGCAGGGCGCCGCTGAACAGACGCGGCTGAAGATCACGGCGCCGATCAAACATTGA
- a CDS encoding FtsK/SpoIIIE family DNA translocase — MARTARKTGLALVAHVVQLVWAHPATARARGVAVAAIGVCLAAACATYAPTDPSLNAASAASVSNILGPVGAVVADLGVQSLGLGAGVAAVLMVVLGLTRLATRQPDSGRGHLRARGLAGAAGVLALSGALALPAPPIAWPLAKGLGGFAGDGLLEGLAALARLAHIPAPFAVAAAVLAVLAAGLAGYGFGLGPADLRAAGRWIAGALKRKPKAARPAAWSAMDAPFALQDEDEDTPPIAPLAPAGRNGRAIAPEPEAETAQDSGPKLNVKPPKPVRRESVREVNEAQATFEFVRPTSGFAMPELAMLAKPKPRAAQFDEGSLRQNAQLLENVLAEFGVRGQVDQIRPGPVVTLYELVPAAGVKSARVVALSDDIARSMSVAACRVSVVPGRNAIGIELPNQKRETVYLRDLLASPEYERGTQTLPMALGETIGGEPYIADLAKMPHLLIAGTTGSGKSVGVNAMILSILYRMSPDQCRMIMIDPKMLELSVYDGIPHLLAPVVTDPKKAIVALKWAVREMEGRYRLMSKIGVRNVASYNERAKEAIAKGEHFERTVQTGFDDNGRPMYESEKIVPEPMPYLVVIIDEVADLMMVAGKDIEGAVQRLAQMARAAGIHVIMATQRPSVDVITGTIKANFPTRISFQVTSKIDSRTILGEQGAEQLLGQGDQLFMAGGGRVTRLHGPFVSDGEVEAVARFLREQGQPQYLEEVTAVPEGDDEEGPNLGFGGDTGDSNDLYDRAVAIVTRDGKASTSYIQRRLQIGYNRAASIMERMENEGVVGPANHAGKREILAHAAP, encoded by the coding sequence ATGGCGAGAACGGCGCGGAAGACGGGACTGGCCCTTGTGGCGCACGTCGTCCAGCTCGTGTGGGCGCATCCGGCCACGGCGCGGGCGCGCGGCGTCGCCGTGGCGGCGATCGGCGTGTGTCTGGCGGCCGCCTGCGCCACCTATGCGCCGACCGATCCCAGCCTGAATGCGGCCTCCGCCGCGTCCGTCAGCAATATCCTGGGTCCCGTCGGCGCAGTCGTCGCTGACCTTGGCGTCCAATCACTGGGCCTCGGCGCAGGGGTCGCCGCCGTCTTGATGGTGGTGCTCGGTCTAACGCGCCTGGCGACGCGCCAACCGGATAGCGGGCGCGGTCATCTGCGCGCGCGGGGCCTAGCGGGGGCTGCGGGCGTGCTGGCGCTCAGCGGCGCCCTTGCGCTGCCGGCGCCGCCGATCGCCTGGCCGCTCGCGAAGGGCCTGGGAGGCTTCGCCGGCGACGGCCTGCTGGAGGGCTTGGCGGCGCTCGCCCGGCTGGCGCACATTCCCGCGCCCTTCGCCGTCGCCGCCGCCGTTTTGGCCGTCCTGGCGGCGGGCCTCGCCGGCTATGGCTTCGGCCTGGGCCCCGCCGACCTGAGGGCCGCCGGTCGCTGGATCGCCGGCGCGCTCAAGCGCAAACCCAAGGCCGCCAGGCCCGCCGCCTGGTCGGCGATGGACGCCCCGTTTGCGCTCCAGGACGAGGATGAGGACACGCCGCCGATCGCTCCCCTGGCGCCCGCCGGCCGCAACGGCCGAGCGATCGCACCCGAACCGGAAGCGGAGACGGCGCAGGACTCCGGCCCCAAGCTGAACGTCAAGCCACCCAAACCGGTCCGCCGCGAAAGCGTCCGCGAGGTCAACGAGGCCCAAGCCACCTTCGAGTTCGTGCGGCCGACAAGCGGCTTTGCGATGCCGGAGCTCGCCATGCTGGCCAAACCCAAGCCACGGGCCGCCCAGTTCGACGAAGGCTCGCTGCGCCAGAACGCCCAGCTGCTGGAGAACGTCCTGGCCGAGTTCGGCGTGCGCGGTCAGGTCGACCAGATTCGCCCCGGTCCCGTTGTCACCCTCTATGAACTGGTGCCGGCCGCGGGCGTGAAATCCGCCCGGGTCGTGGCCCTTTCCGACGACATCGCCCGCTCGATGAGCGTGGCCGCCTGCCGCGTCTCGGTGGTGCCGGGCCGCAACGCGATCGGCATCGAGCTGCCCAACCAGAAGCGCGAGACGGTCTACCTGCGCGACCTGCTGGCCTCGCCGGAATATGAGCGCGGGACGCAGACCCTGCCCATGGCGCTGGGCGAGACCATCGGCGGCGAGCCCTATATCGCCGACCTGGCGAAGATGCCCCACCTCCTGATCGCCGGCACCACGGGCTCGGGCAAGTCGGTCGGCGTCAACGCCATGATCCTGTCGATCCTCTACCGGATGTCGCCGGACCAGTGCCGGATGATCATGATTGACCCGAAAATGCTGGAGCTGTCGGTTTATGACGGCATCCCGCACTTGCTCGCGCCCGTCGTCACCGATCCGAAGAAGGCCATCGTCGCGCTGAAGTGGGCCGTTCGCGAGATGGAGGGCCGCTACCGCCTGATGTCGAAGATCGGCGTGCGGAACGTCGCCTCCTATAACGAGCGCGCCAAGGAGGCGATCGCCAAGGGTGAGCACTTCGAGCGCACCGTCCAGACCGGCTTCGACGACAACGGCCGTCCGATGTACGAGAGCGAGAAGATCGTTCCCGAACCCATGCCCTACCTGGTCGTCATCATCGACGAGGTCGCCGACCTGATGATGGTCGCCGGCAAGGACATTGAAGGCGCCGTCCAGCGCCTGGCGCAGATGGCCCGGGCCGCCGGCATCCATGTGATCATGGCGACGCAGCGCCCGTCGGTGGATGTGATCACCGGCACCATCAAGGCTAACTTCCCGACACGGATCTCCTTCCAGGTCACCTCCAAGATCGATAGCCGCACTATCCTGGGCGAGCAGGGCGCCGAGCAGCTGCTGGGGCAGGGCGACCAACTGTTCATGGCCGGCGGCGGCCGCGTCACCCGCCTGCACGGGCCTTTCGTCTCCGACGGCGAGGTCGAGGCCGTGGCGAGGTTCCTGCGCGAACAGGGCCAGCCGCAGTATCTGGAAGAAGTCACCGCGGTCCCGGAAGGCGACGACGAGGAGGGTCCTAACCTCGGCTTCGGCGGCGACACCGGCGACTCCAACGATCTCTACGACCGCGCCGTCGCCATCGTCACCCGCGACGGCAAAGCCTCCACCAGCTACATCCAGCGCCGCCTGCAGATCGGCTACAACCGCGCCGCCTCGATCATGGAGCGGATGGAGAACGAGGGCGTCGTCGGCCCTGCGAACCACGCCGGCAAGCGCGAGATCCTGGCGCACGCCGCCCCGTGA